The Euwallacea fornicatus isolate EFF26 chromosome 3, ASM4011564v1, whole genome shotgun sequence genome has a segment encoding these proteins:
- the LOC136350638 gene encoding nuclear protein MDM1 isoform X6 — protein MIGSFWNLCRATCPAMPVDKQLHSEYRSTYRWHEYTGPRQEVVRKPPIQNGMPAGIGGVNEPIEKPIREEDFQSDTAPKQEPVMPRRKKYPDLAYRHHEFLISDRGVTTNGGVDSRARSEERFGPDWRPSRRSKSEGPRRGIETEPERRRESDPDMENMGHENGLLRKAISKISTEYRRQFAWPPGHVSRRDELDGTPRKSQSMGALKANANALIHKKRMDVENKDASELEPLVDDRSNKEKIREELNSEYKKKFRPFSHYQYINGRFSSKRAVAQIENVHKDFSTDLDNDSSWYREVVELRKKAGEYKHRGWGSELAPERLSDIYNKQVELWDQVSRRSSLSALSLASHMTKNTYTKEDKDEDNNRKSSPTKAYRNAENNARMIRDIIRHHLERTTGGSELDGLILSPTREKLEPTVPRRDDDSRGSQKNSPKKGSPLKTSSKRGSQKGKEVRSHSVGPTETSNKEKQSPKRQSRSTVKEGRKSASNTPSNKRPRPSSEQAKSDPIAIEMKKSVENEQPDSIEYEPVIKSPPEPTRVKSPEQIIMRSPDPVNWTVPLDTGKTFTVTQNVRDGDPSSRPQSEVKAWTPPEVPPPVAQSAPPTLAQGQATLS, from the exons ATGATCGGCTCATTTTGGAACCTGTGTAGAGCTACGTGCCCTGCTATGCCCGTCGATaag CAATTACACTCCGAGTACCGGAGTACTTACCGATGGCATGAGTATACAGGGCCAAGGCAAGAAGTGGTGAGAAAACCCCCTATTCAAAATGGAATGCCTGCTGGTATTGGGGGTGTTAATGAGCCAATTGAGAAGCCCATCAGAGAAGAGGACTTTCAGTCTGATACAG CTCCCAAACAAGAGCCTGTAATGCCCCGGAGGAAAAAATATCCAGACCTTGCTTATCGCCATCACGAATTCCTTATAAGCGATCGTGGGGTGACCACCAACGGAGGGGTTGATTCTCGAGCTAGG tCGGAAGAGCGATTCGGGCCCGATTGGAGGCCCTCGAGGCGCAGCAAGTCGGAGGGGCCGCGCAGGGGGATCGAAACCGAACCGGAGCGCAGGAGAGAGTCCGATCCAGACATGGAAAATATG GGTCACGAAAACGGTCTTCTTCGTAAGGCTATATCAAAAATTAGCACAGAATATCGGAGACAATTTGCTTGGCCTCCGGGGCATGTGTCCAGAAGAGATGAATTGGATGGGACACCGAGGAAGTCCCAATCCATGGGGGCTCTTAAAGCTAACGCTAATGCTTTGATTCACAAAAAGAGGATGGACGTCGAAAATAAAGACG CGAGCGAACTAGAACCGTTAGTAGATGATCGgtcaaataaagaaaaaattcgagAAGAGCTAAATAGTgagtataaaaaaaagtttaggcCTTTTAGTCATTACCAATATATAAATGGAAGGTTTTCCTCAAAACGAGCCGTTGCCCAGATCGAAAATGTACATAAAGATTTTTCTACAGACTTGGATAACGATTCGTCTTGGTACCGCGAAGTTGTTGAACTTCGCAAAAAAGCCGGAGAATACAAG CATAGAGGCTGGGGATCAGAGTTAGCACCTGAGCGGTTATCGGACATTTATAATAAACAAGTGGAGCTATGGGACCAAGTCTCTAGAAGGAGTTCCTTATCGGCTCTATCACTAGCATCTCACATGACTAAGAATACTTACACTAAAGAGGATAAAGATGAGGACAATAATAGGAAGAGCTCTCCCACTAAGGCTTATAGGAACGCCGAAAATAATGCCCGAATGATTAGAGATATTATTAGGCATCACTTGGAACGAACAACTGGTGGGTCTG AATTAGACGGTTTAATTCTATCCCCAACAAGGGAAAAACTAGAACCTACAGTCCCTAGAAGAGACGACGATTCCAGAGGTTCGCAGAAAAATAGCCCAAAGAAGGGCTCACCGTTGAAAACTTCCAGTAAAAGAGGTAGTCAAAAAGGAAAAGAGG TTCGATCTCACTCAGTGGGGCCTACGGAAACTTCTAACAAAGAGAAGCAATCTCCGAAAAGGCAATCTAGATCTACAGTGAAAGAGGGCAGGAAATCTGCCTCCAACACCCCATCAAATAAAAGACCGAGGCCCT CGTCGGAACAAGCGAAATCTGACCCGATTGCTATTGAGATGAAAAAGAGCGTGGAAAACGAACAACCGGATAGCATAGAGTATGAGCCAGTTATCAAATCTCCTCCTGAACCTACCAGAGTTAAATCTCCTGAGCAAATTATTATGAGATCTCCTGATCCTGTCAACTGGACTGTCCCATTGGACACCGGAAAAACTTTCACTGTTACTCAGAATGTTCGTGACG GTGACCCAAGTAGTCGCCCTCAAAGTGAGGTGAAAGCCTGGACACCTCCAGAAGTTCCCCCACCTGTGGCCCAATCAGCTCCCCCTACATTAGCTCAGGGGCAGGCAACCTTGTCCTAG
- the LOC136350638 gene encoding micronuclear linker histone polyprotein isoform X2 — protein sequence MIGSFWNLCRATCPAMPVDKQLHSEYRSTYRWHEYTGPRQEVVRKPPIQNGMPAGIGGVNEPIEKPIREEDFQSDTAPKQEPVMPRRKKYPDLAYRHHEFLISDRGVTTNGGVDSRARSEERFGPDWRPSRRSKSEGPRRGIETEPERRRESDPDMENMVKDKGHENGLLRKAISKISTEYRRQFAWPPGHVSRRDELDGTPRKSQSMGALKANANALIHKKRMDVENKDASELEPLVDDRSNKEKIREELNNFSTDLDNDSSWYREVVELRKKAGEYKHRGWGSELAPERLSDIYNKQVELWDQVSRRSSLSALSLASHMTKNTYTKEDKDEDNNRKSSPTKAYRNAENNARMIRDIIRHHLERTTGGSELDGLILSPTREKLEPTVPRRDDDSRGSQKNSPKKGSPLKTSSKRGSQKGKEVRSHSVGPTETSNKEKQSPKRQSRSTVKEGRKSASNTPSNKRPRPSSLNTTVSFRSKSSSVVKNHDDRLAKTNKNKSLDSSKRNRKGSHEASEQAKSDPIAIEMKKSVENEQPDSIEYEPVIKSPPEPTRVKSPEQIIMRSPDPVNWTVPLDTGKTFTVTQNVRDGDPSSRPQSEVKAWTPPEVPPPVAQSAPPTLAQGQATLS from the exons ATGATCGGCTCATTTTGGAACCTGTGTAGAGCTACGTGCCCTGCTATGCCCGTCGATaag CAATTACACTCCGAGTACCGGAGTACTTACCGATGGCATGAGTATACAGGGCCAAGGCAAGAAGTGGTGAGAAAACCCCCTATTCAAAATGGAATGCCTGCTGGTATTGGGGGTGTTAATGAGCCAATTGAGAAGCCCATCAGAGAAGAGGACTTTCAGTCTGATACAG CTCCCAAACAAGAGCCTGTAATGCCCCGGAGGAAAAAATATCCAGACCTTGCTTATCGCCATCACGAATTCCTTATAAGCGATCGTGGGGTGACCACCAACGGAGGGGTTGATTCTCGAGCTAGG tCGGAAGAGCGATTCGGGCCCGATTGGAGGCCCTCGAGGCGCAGCAAGTCGGAGGGGCCGCGCAGGGGGATCGAAACCGAACCGGAGCGCAGGAGAGAGTCCGATCCAGACATGGAAAATATGGTAAAAGATAAG GGTCACGAAAACGGTCTTCTTCGTAAGGCTATATCAAAAATTAGCACAGAATATCGGAGACAATTTGCTTGGCCTCCGGGGCATGTGTCCAGAAGAGATGAATTGGATGGGACACCGAGGAAGTCCCAATCCATGGGGGCTCTTAAAGCTAACGCTAATGCTTTGATTCACAAAAAGAGGATGGACGTCGAAAATAAAGACG CGAGCGAACTAGAACCGTTAGTAGATGATCGgtcaaataaagaaaaaattcgagAAGAGCTAAATA ATTTTTCTACAGACTTGGATAACGATTCGTCTTGGTACCGCGAAGTTGTTGAACTTCGCAAAAAAGCCGGAGAATACAAG CATAGAGGCTGGGGATCAGAGTTAGCACCTGAGCGGTTATCGGACATTTATAATAAACAAGTGGAGCTATGGGACCAAGTCTCTAGAAGGAGTTCCTTATCGGCTCTATCACTAGCATCTCACATGACTAAGAATACTTACACTAAAGAGGATAAAGATGAGGACAATAATAGGAAGAGCTCTCCCACTAAGGCTTATAGGAACGCCGAAAATAATGCCCGAATGATTAGAGATATTATTAGGCATCACTTGGAACGAACAACTGGTGGGTCTG AATTAGACGGTTTAATTCTATCCCCAACAAGGGAAAAACTAGAACCTACAGTCCCTAGAAGAGACGACGATTCCAGAGGTTCGCAGAAAAATAGCCCAAAGAAGGGCTCACCGTTGAAAACTTCCAGTAAAAGAGGTAGTCAAAAAGGAAAAGAGG TTCGATCTCACTCAGTGGGGCCTACGGAAACTTCTAACAAAGAGAAGCAATCTCCGAAAAGGCAATCTAGATCTACAGTGAAAGAGGGCAGGAAATCTGCCTCCAACACCCCATCAAATAAAAGACCGAGGCCCT CATCCCTGAACACCACTGTTTCATTCCGATCTAAATCGAGTTCGGTAGTTAAAAACCACGACGACAGATTggccaaaacaaataaaaataaatcattagaCTCATCTAAGCGAAACCGAAAAGGAAGTCATGAAG CGTCGGAACAAGCGAAATCTGACCCGATTGCTATTGAGATGAAAAAGAGCGTGGAAAACGAACAACCGGATAGCATAGAGTATGAGCCAGTTATCAAATCTCCTCCTGAACCTACCAGAGTTAAATCTCCTGAGCAAATTATTATGAGATCTCCTGATCCTGTCAACTGGACTGTCCCATTGGACACCGGAAAAACTTTCACTGTTACTCAGAATGTTCGTGACG GTGACCCAAGTAGTCGCCCTCAAAGTGAGGTGAAAGCCTGGACACCTCCAGAAGTTCCCCCACCTGTGGCCCAATCAGCTCCCCCTACATTAGCTCAGGGGCAGGCAACCTTGTCCTAG